The sequence below is a genomic window from Methylotuvimicrobium sp. KM2.
GGCCTTTTTTGTACGCGTCCTCGGTTTTTATTGCAAGGTCATTGTCGACAGAGAATTGGTTTTCAGTGAGCGATTTTAATCTATGGGCCAATTCCAGAGAAATCTTGAACGATTCGGATTTTTCGCCGACGTGACCGAACGCGGTATCGAACGATTGTCTTCGGATCGTGACCGGTATTTTGCTCGAAACGCCATTCAAATCGCCGGGTGCCACCACGAACGAAAACAACTCATCGGCAAAAAAGACCGATAACGGTGTCATCGATAATCGAAACAACTTTTCCTTATGCTTCTCGATGAGCCAATCGCTGCCGTTCGATAATGCAGTCAGCTCGATCAGTTCGGCTCGCATCGGCGATGCTTCGGCGATTTCGACCCAGCCATGGGGATGTAAAACCAAGTCTTCCGCTAATTTCGTAAAGTCGAAACCGCGCAAATGCGCGGCCAAGCCCAGAAACAGCGCCAATTGCCGGGCGCTCAGCGTCAAAGCCAACGGCTTTTCCTTGCCCAATAGACCCGCCGCTACCGGTTTGCCGGGATCGATCGGCAACGTGATGCCGAATTTTTCTTTGTTCAATACATATCCGGGAGCGAAACTGTCCGGCAATTCCGACAGGTCGGCCGACAGCGCCGCATGATCGCCTGCATAATCCGCGTACAGCGCTTTGATATACGGAATTTTGCCGTCCACTGCCTCGCCGTCCGCGATATCGGCAATCGAAAACCAAACCAGCCGCGCATCGCTGTCGACTTTGCGCCGCAAAAACAGGTAACCGTCCAGCGTCAATTCGACATAAAAAATAGCCAAATAATATTCGGTCAAGGCG
It includes:
- a CDS encoding NUDIX hydrolase; amino-acid sequence: MFADNFWNTQGIADDKKDRQREVLRAIEQARHQHHARRQAQPIRYCYVAWSLIKIDGAILFYQREDTQKRFDKSAGDYGLIGGRANQNDVHGITNKTELLKTLQSPNSPIIKKALPETLKRELREEAGLQFETHYTFKPWRTLKPFRQVQGAAPNHALTEYYLAIFYVELTLDGYLFLRRKVDSDARLVWFSIADIADGEAVDGKIPYIKALYADYAGDHAALSADLSELPDSFAPGYVLNKEKFGITLPIDPGKPVAAGLLGKEKPLALTLSARQLALFLGLAAHLRGFDFTKLAEDLVLHPHGWVEIAEASPMRAELIELTALSNGSDWLIEKHKEKLFRLSMTPLSVFFADELFSFVVAPGDLNGVSSKIPVTIRRQSFDTAFGHVGEKSESFKISLELAHRLKSLTENQFSVDNDLAIKTEDAYKKGLHKDPRFQALGLRNLVRRDAGIVKFAERYLG